A window of the Gossypium hirsutum isolate 1008001.06 chromosome A03, Gossypium_hirsutum_v2.1, whole genome shotgun sequence genome harbors these coding sequences:
- the LOC107886741 gene encoding uncharacterized protein, with amino-acid sequence MSSTSRAWIAAASIGAVEALKDQGICRWNYTARSVVQHAKNHVRSASQAKNLSSQSSAAISKGLFQSKQSEESLRTVMYLSCWGPN; translated from the coding sequence ATGAGTTCAACTAGCAGAGCGTGGATTGCTGCAGCTAGTATTGGAGCTGTGGAGGCACTGAAAGACCAAGGTATCTGCAGATGGAACTACACAGCAAGGTCAGTTGTGCAGCATGCCAAGAACCATGTGAGGTCAGCTTCACAGGCCAAGAACCTCTCTTCTCAATCCTCAGCTGCAATTTCTAAGGGACTGTTCCAGTCTAAACAATCAGAAGAGTCCTTGAGGACTGTCATGTACCTGAGCTGTTGGGGTCCCAACTAA